In the Nicotiana tabacum cultivar K326 chromosome 16, ASM71507v2, whole genome shotgun sequence genome, one interval contains:
- the LOC142170151 gene encoding uncharacterized protein LOC142170151, which produces MSINEDVVGSPVVASMSTELVDHNHPLYIHPFDTQGTCTKIKYDTSLHELWDRCNVIVLAWIMNTVSPSLISSVIYAFDTYTVWTDLKERFDKDNASRACYLHKEIATLTQGISSVSVYYTKLRELWDEYKISTPPPTCGCAESRKHVDHYQIQKLYQFLTGLNESDENAKNQSS; this is translated from the exons ATGTCGATCAATGAAGATGTAGTTGGCTCACCTGTTGTTGCGTCAATGTCTACAGAACTCGTCGATCACAACCATCCTCTCTATATTCATCCATTCGATACTCAAG GTACTTGTACAAAAATCAAATATGATACTAGTTTACATGAATTGTGGGATAGATGCAATGTCATTGTACTTGCTTGGATAATGAACACAGTTTCACCAAGTTTAATTAGTTCAGTTATCTATGCTTTCGATACCTACACGGTGTGGACAGATCTTAAAGAAAGATTTGATAAGGATAATGCATCTAGGGCTTGCTATTTGCACAAGGAAATTGCCACATTAACTCAAGGCATATCCTCTGTGTCTGTGTACTATACTAAACTGAGAGAATTATGGGATGAGTATAAAATTTCGACTCCTCCTCCTACTTGTGGTTGTGCTGAATCTAGAAAACACGTAGATCACTATCAGATACAAAAGTTGTATCAGTTCCTCACAGGGCTAAATGAGTCCGATGAAAATGCAAAGAATCAGTCATCATGA